The stretch of DNA GAATTTGCTGACTAAATGATTTATTTGCATTCCAACTCAATATACAGATTACAAGCGACTACGAAAGCGGTAACAGTGTGCTCATATCAtattcagtacatgtattaagTGTGTCCAAACAATTTTATAATTTTGCTCTAGCTGACACCAATTTCCCTTAAGAACTAGTATTATGCGCACACTACATTTGCTAAGCAAATCCTCACTTGCTTTGTTCTTTCTCCAAAGAGTTCCATGCTGAAGCTAGTATAATGGCTAACAGCTACTTGTGTAAATCAGCTGAAAATCTAAACTGGCACAAATCTATTGGTCACTCACAACATTCAAAACAGAAATCACAGTAGTACTACATTATAATACTGTCGaactatttttgaaaatgctcATTTCAATGTTTATCCGTCCTGCACCCAATCGCAGAATAACATCTGTCAAACAAATCTGATTTTCTCTTATGcaaatgctgacacacatgttgtGCTCTCTGCCACATAATCACAAGATGCAAGTCAGTTGCAAACACTTTTGTGGCATTGCGTGTCTTCTGAGAATGCTCAAGGCATCTTCAAAACCAATGTCTCTTTGGGGTGCTCAGTCCACCTCTGAAACTATTCTCTTTTTGGAATGCTCAGTCCGCCTCAGAAACTATTGTCTTTTTGGAATGCGAATGGGAAACAGTCTCAGTGCATTTATCTTTTGCCAGTAGCGCGTGTGGATTCTAGACGCTGTTGCATATCCTCAATGCGAATGTCTTTTAAGTGCAGGAGATGCTCCAGCCTCTTTATCTTGGCCTGCAAGATCTgaattgtttcattttttgCCAAAATCTCCTGCTCCTTCTCTTCAAGCAGAATAAGCGGAACAGTATCATCCATTACTGCTTTGGAAGGATTGAATTTCTGCCCTCCGCCAACACCCATGTTGTTTCGGGTGACCACAGCTTTGGCATCTTTTCGCGGGGAATGTCTCTGGTCAGCTTCAGGACGTTCGTTCTCATACCCTTTCGAGGCATCCATGTGCTGTTGCTCCCACAAGCTTCTGTCGATGCGAGATCGAAGCATGAAGAGGACGCGCTCGATCACCCCAGGTTTTGCATTTGAGATATTGCGAACGATGTCCTCTGAGAGCTCGAAACGGTAATTCTTAAAGACCTTTCTGTTGAGGAGCATCCAGTTCTGCATCTTCTGGGGCGTGGCGTTGGCGGGGCTGTAGTTGTGCACATCAACCAACTTGGGATGAAAATGTTTCACCACTTCTGCTACCAGCACACCGTCTGTAAAGTAGTTTGATAATTTTAAGTAAATACATCATAATTAAATGCATAAAATGATTGAAAGTTAATTTCATACATTTTATGTATATTCCTCCCATGTGTCAGTGTATATGCACTGcctgagacacacagagagctatgatgtgtgtgtgtgtgtgagagagagagagagagagagagagagagagagagagagagagagagagagagagagagagagagagagagaatttgtgtgtgcgtcttTGAGCTCCTGTATGTGTCTCTATGTACGTGTCTGTGTTCGAGTTCGGGTGTGCGTATGCATGTATATCTCTGggcgtatgtgtgtgattgtgtatgtgtgtgcatgcgcgtgtCGATCTGTATGCATACATTATATTTCATAAATCATATGTCCGTATATTTGTCTCCATGCATAAacgtcatgtgtgtgtgcgcaagcGCATTCATAAATATGCGTGTTCGTCTGTATGTTTGCTTGGGTGCATGCACCCCCACGTGTATTTCATAAGACAGACATGAGACTTACCTGAAAAATCTCGAGCTATATTTCGCTTTGGCCTTGTCAGCGG from Littorina saxatilis isolate snail1 linkage group LG13, US_GU_Lsax_2.0, whole genome shotgun sequence encodes:
- the LOC138983797 gene encoding sperm flagellar protein 1-like; this translates as MRYPMGYRRHTQNTGNGKGVVGNRFEDNNVNKCEASRKKSYHSLHRCFFGSRICCRLEDFFTMSLIRNADDLEQMGEQELEELYTWIDGIPLTRPKRNIARDFSDGVLVAEVVKHFHPKLVDVHNYSPANATPQKMQNWMLLNRKVFKNYRFELSEDIVRNISNAKPGVIERVLFMLRSRIDRSLWEQQHMDASKGYENERPEADQRHSPRKDAKAVVTRNNMGVGGGQKFNPSKAVMDDTVPLILLEEKEQEILAKNETIQILQAKIKRLEHLLHLKDIRIEDMQQRLESTRATGKR